The sequence caagagtttaaatcttgagggatgtgtctgtggtgatcctgtaccaaggatctgcttggatgaataagttcttaggagtgcttcatcacttgataacttgggttaactaacccgggattatcaactgaaaatccactatcaagagcaacctcgctacagaacatttagtaacccaaagaggtgctggacaccaaggcctcaaggaaagaaaataacaaaccatgtgcctgtggtgtgcatgtatgggggagagaaacttgagggagtaagtccttaggggtgttttaacacctagcaccttgaaccaactggttcgggagtgttggctgaaagcttatcttaaagagtcaccCCCTCACAGAGTACTTAGCCTAAGaatgcaataaaccctgaaaagggggaggatcaaagaataaggatctcataggatACAATCAAGTAAGTTTTCAAAGGCATGATAAGGACATGGAAactagtaaaggaatgaacctaagttgctatgaaTGAAATCCCATAAACCAAGAgctttacttctataataagaacttgttcctcttgttctttcattcatcattcttatgtttcagtacttgcttagggacaagcaagctttaagtttggtgttgtgatgccagggcattttggccagttccactgaccttttctttactattttagggtagttttatgcattttcttaagtaaataagcaagttttggatagatattcacttacatcttgattcaagcaaacattataaactttacatgatttcatgagaattatgcatgaatttaatgacaaattggataatgcatgatctcatgacttggaatagagctttgatgcactttaattgcttaatttcaggacaaaggaagcaaggaagaatcacgttagtagccacattagactaattaacgtgaccactagcatggaatgggagctagcttgcaatgttaatgagaaaagtgatcgccaataacgccatcgaaagccattatagcccacgttagttgccacattaaTTATGTTAaagtggaagctaacgtggaagagaagtgaagctccaacgttagtggtaaaagtgaatggcACTAACGTTGGAAGAAGGGGCAcccttggccacgttaagagtcacgttaatcacattaacgtgaactctaacgtggaaggaacaaggaattcccaacattagtgacactcacctttgtcagtAACGTTGGATTAAGCCACTATTAAGCAActattgcccacgttagttgccatgttaactacgataacgtggaagctaacgtggaaaaAGAATTAatggaccaacgttagtgacactcacctttgtcactaacgttggagatggcaatcaccaccacgttagtagtcacgttaatctaattaacgtgaactctaacctGGGAAGGAGgggtgtttggagcgttagtgacaaaggtaagtgtcactaacgctctcaaaGAATAGGCAAGtccacgttaaaggtcacgtaagctatactaacgtgaactctaacgtggggaaaggGGGCAATAAGcaatgttattggaaaaggtgaatgccaataatgtttgcgaaggaccaagtggcaacgttagtggtcacgttagtgccactaacgttgaagttaacatgaATCAATTTtagcttggaacgttagtgaaaaaggtgatagtcagtaacgttctcgaacccacactttcacgtAACGTTAACAcgactaacgtcctaactaacgtccatgcctaactcaaaCTTTCTCtacaagcaaagctgagcccactaaagattgtaactgcttcaactaaagatccaaaggcccatatccaagacttgacgaagccaactagaagatcagaggagtagtatatataggagtagttttgaactaatGAAGAAGCTTTTGGCAtattggagaactacactctgtatattttactttccctGCACTTTCTAGTTTGAGTTTtcagaatgtacttttcattttcgctttccattcccagagcaatgaacaactaaacccctttcattaggttagggagctctgttgtaatttgatggatcaataatagttttcattattcttcttctttcttttctcttgattttactagaaagctttcaatcttcatccaattaggtagttgtcttggaaaagaagctattcatacttggatctcttcggaaccttggaagaggaatgaagagatcatgctagaaatactttctcatgttggaccaaattggggtttggatggatatagtgacatgtaatcctaccaacactttgatttgggaatacatgtggtataatcaatgaccatacttcatctcttctcatgagcaattagacaaaggaattggctattgatcaagatttgagagattgggttgccaaggaattggaatccaatcacttaagattgccaaggagatcaatgaatgcattgattgaggaagagatgagaatgagcttgatccggagaatacaacatctcctaagcccactGAAtgccccatttctgatcttacccattctctttactttttgccatttacttttatgttcatttccccaaatcctcatttaagattctgtaatttactttccgccatttccttttttctcttttttccagcatttacaatttctattatttactttcccgccatttacgtttctgcaaatatcaactcaatttctgcttagctcaactagaacattcctcttattaaagtttcttgaccaatcaatccctgtgggattcgacctcactctattgtaagtttttacttgacaacaattcggtatactttccgagggaaatttgttaagagacaagtttccgtgcatcagttgccccctcacagagcacttagcctaaggatgcaacaaaccctgaaaaaaaaaagggaggatcaaagaataaggatctcataggatgcaatcaagcaagtattcaagagcatgataaggacctggaaaccagtaaaggaatgaacctaagttgctatgcatgaaaccccataaactaAGAGCTTTACTTCTATAATAGGAACCTGTTTCTTTcgttctttcattcatcattctgatgtttcagtacttgcttagggacaagtaagctttaagtttggtgttgtgatgccagggcattttggccagtttcactgaccttttctttactgttttagggtagttttatgcattttcttagtaaataaagtaagttttgggtagaaatacacttacatcttgattcaagcaaacattgtgaactttacatgatttcacgagaattatgcatgaattgaatgacaaattggataatgcatgatcttatgacttggaatagagctttgatgtactttatttgcttgatttcagggcaaaggaagcaaggaagagccacgttagtagccacgttagtctaattaacgtgaccactaacgtggaatgggcataagcttgtggcgttaatgagaaaagtgatcgccaataacgcctttgaaagccatcatagcccacgttagttacattaacgtgggagctaacatggaaagaaaagaggagctccaacgttagtggtaaaagtgaacaccactaacaTTCCAAAAGGCCATACATAAGCCACGTTCtgagccacgttaatctaattaacgtgaactctaacatgggagaaggaagaaattaccaacattagtgacactcacctttgtcaacGTTGGACTAGGCCAACAttgcctacgttagtggtcacgttaaaatcactaacgtgaagggtaacgtggagcaaagagtgataggccaacgttagtgacactcacctttgtcactaacgttggagatggcaattgccaccacgttagtggccacgttaatctaattaatgtgaactctaacgtgggaaggaggggcgtttggagcgttagtaacaaaggtaagtgtcactaacgctctcgaagcttaggcatgcccacgttaagggtcacgttagtcatactaacgtgaactctaacgtggggaaaagagACAATTAGcaatgttattggaaaaggtgaatgccaataacatttgcgaaggaccaagaggcaacgttagtggtcacgttagtggtcacgttagtgccactaacgttgaagttaatgtggatcattttggtttggaacgttagtgaaaaagatgatcgtcactaacgttctcgaacccacatttccacttaacgttaacaccactaacgtcctaactaacgtccatgcctaactcacactttttctgcaagcaaagctgagcccactgaagactataactgcttcaactcaagatcaaaggcccatatccaagacttgaagagccaactagaagatcagaagagtagtatatataggagtagttttgaactagtaaaggagcttttggcattttggagaactacactctgtatattttactttctctataatttctagtttaatttgacaatgcattcttctttatcttcttccatttccagagctatgaacaactaaaccccttttcattgggttagggagctctgttgtaatttgatggatcaataatagttttcattattcttcttctttcttttctcttgattttactagaaggctttcaatcttcatccaattaggtagttgtcttggaaaagaagctattcatacttggatctcttcggaaccttggaagaggaatgaagagatcatgctagaaatgctttctcatgttggaccaaattggggtttggatggatatagtgacatataatcctaccaatactttgatttgggaatacatgtagtataattagtgaccatacttcatctcttctcatgagcaattagaccaaagaattggctattgatcaagatttgagagattgaattaccaaggaattggaatccaatcacttaagatttccaaggagatcaatgaatgcattgattgaggaagacatgagaatgaacttgattcaGAGAATACagcatctcctgagcccaatgaatcccccatttctgatcctacccattctctttactttctgccatttacttttatgttcatttccccaaacccctgtttaagattctgcaatttactttccgtcatttacattctgccatttacttcCAGTAATTAAATttcctgttatttactttcccgccatttacttttctgcaaatctcaactcaatttctgcttagctcaactagaacatttctctgattgaagttgcttgatcaatcaatccctgtgggattcgacctcactctattgtgagtttttacttgacgacaatttggtatacttgccgaagggaaatttatTGAGAGaaaagtttccgtgcatcagtgcTCCCTTGGGTGTGCTATTTTCTTCACTAGCATTCATTTATTGAGCGCCAAGTTAAGAGTTTGAGTGCTGCCAATAAGTGCTTCTCACGTGCGCACTTTTTCTTCACTGGTGGTCTCTTATTGAGTGCCAAGTTAACTTAGTGAGCACTGTCCAATAGCTAAAATACTTGCCTCCAATTTGACATGCCCGAAAACGCTGCTTTAGTGAGCGTAGCGCTCACTTTGGAAATGAGTGCCATTCCATATGTGCTGCTTAgtgtttttgggccttaaagatgcctatcacttgtgctttaatttcatgccaaatatatattgttatatatcgttggaaagctctgaatgtcagctttccaacgcaactgaaagcgcatcaattggacatttgtagctcaagttatggtcctttgaagaaggcatggtcgtgCTGTCAGTGCcaagttaacttagtgagcgccaagttaacttagtgagcgctgGACAGCAAAAAAACTTGCTTCCAAGCTGAAAATCCACGAAAACGCTCACTTAGTGAGCGCCAAGTTAATTTAGTGAGCACTGTTTGGAGGCCAAAGTTAGCGCCAGCTTCTAAAGCCCAAACttaatgttcaccccatactattatatatcgttggaaagctctggatgtatactttccaatgcATTTGAGAGTGCATCATTTAAAGCTCTACAGCTCAATTTATCTTCCCTGGAAgttgaagaggtcagctggccttactgcaggttgatactatgttcatctttgcactttcggggtaagttttctccctcagatttagtgtccaccatgtagtgccatatatacTTGGAATGCTCtagattcactacaagaaaaatacccattcagccacactttttttaagctacatttgaaaagcgtagcctattcatagaataggctacgcttttctccgtgttgcctttttataagagaaaaggatacacaaatgcggcatcatttaaaaagcgtagccttaggtattatagaaatcacttctaaagcgtagccgtaggttgatatctataggttcacttttcaTGTCAAAGGAGACACTTTTAAAGGGTAAtctatttgttaaattttgggtacattttaaaagtgatgcctaatgtatctaaaGCCAAAAAATTaacacttagtaaatttttttcctctttttcctGAAAGCAAACTGATgacacttagtaaaatttttgtccATTCCCTCCAAATCTCACTCACCTCCAAACCACCTCATCCACTTTCGTAAACCCTCGCCCCCCATTCCCTCCGAAGTCACCATCACGAAGTAGAAACCTTGCCTGCCTCCAAAGCTCACCTTCGCCACGCACCCTTTCACACACACACCCAGATTCGGAATGAGTGAACCAGAGGGAGGAGAGGAGGAAGACAGAGATGAGAGCGCGAGCGAGAGACCAGAGAGTGAGAGGGGGTCACCGCCGCAACGCCGCTGCAGCCGCTGCCATCGCCGTCGTGGAGGAGGGAGtccggaggagagagagagaaagacgaTTCGCAGACGAGATGGAGAGAGAGGACCAAGACGCGACGCGAGAGAGAAGGAGGTTGTTCCGCCGTGCACTGTCGTTGCTCCTGGGGTCAATTGAAGCCGCCGCCGCTGCTAGGGCTTGCCGTGCTCCTGTCCTCACTTTCGGCTTCTACGATTACTTCCTGTTCGTACTCCcaacccctctctctctctccaactttcattttattctcatttcaatttcaatttcgatGTCTCTGCAGGCGTTTCATCGGTGCCGTTTTCGACGCCAAGGGTGCGGATGCAATTCTCTCTTTTGAAAAGTTCTGCTGCAATCTCCCCAGACCTCTTCTTCAGGTTCCAGTTTCTATTTGGATTAGTTTTCTCAATTCAATTTTGATCCATCTGCTAATTAATTGGGTTGATTAATACCAAATCATATATCTCGCCATAATCAGTTCAACATATTATTTCATTGTAAAATCATGTTTAACAGATCATATATGATTAATGTGAATGAAGAACACTAGGtgagttgaattgaattgaatcatggaTAAGAGCATGTTAGCTGGTTTGGAATCACTTCCAGAAGCTTATCAACAAAGAATGGCGTCCATGATGGAACAAGTTCAAATCCGTGACAGGTACCTGCTCTTCACTCTATCTGTTAACTAATTTCATGTGTTTTGAGTTGAGCTTCATGTTCCTAAATATTCCTATCATTGATTTGCTGgcataattatatagaaatcTCTAGCCACCAACCATTCTCTTGTCATATTGTTAGCTATGTTGAGAAGCTTCGACCAAAAAGGTCTTTTATATTGAATTTGGGGCTAGCATAAACTGCTGTCACATGTATCATTTCCTTTCTCCTTGAAGCTAAACTTTCATGTGAATCTATTGGTTATGAGTCTCTAAAAATGATATGTTAAGGTCAGCTCCATTCCAGTACGTCCATATTCCACCCACAAATCTTTGGACTTCTTTTAAGATGAAGTTAAAAAACCCAAGCTGATGAATAACTCTTCTAGCATTGTCACTGTTACACTTAGTTTCCAGCAGAATAGTAATATCAGGTTTAATTTATACTGTTTTATAATTTCTTTAAGAGTGCTCCTAAAGGATATGCTGGTAGCACCCTTAACGTTCTAAATAAGACTAATAATAAAGAACTGATAAAAAAGATTGGAATCAGatttaacttagatgcatcttaGTGTCTTTAAGGGCACTGATTTCAGTTGTGGTGAAGTCTATTCCCTCCAATAAGCTTAGATTTGGATCTCTTGCCTCTTTATCCATTTCCATGAATTCTTTTCTCCATCATCCATCGCCATTGGGTTAGGTGGTCTTCCTTCATTTGGAGGAGCTTGAAGTGTTAATTCAATCCCTTCCTCCATCATAATTAGTGATGCAACTTCATTTTCTACCCAATTTTTTTCATGATGTACTATGATGGTATTTTTTTGTTTCAACATTTGAGatttgctttttcttcttcttgtttttcttggtAATTTTTTGTGTTGGTTGTTCTTTTCAGCTTCATTAGTGTTAACAATTAGTGCTGAgtctgtttatttatttttttttttttgctttagcTATTCTTCAATTGGGACAAGGTTTGAAGGCTTATGCTTATATCTTGAGTGCTATCCATTTCTAGAAACACACCCTGCAAATTCTCATAGATTTCTGATTTGCTGGCTTGCTGCTTTATGCTTTCTTTGGCACTTTTAACCATCTTTCTTCTTATCAACtacaattaaaaattataatatcaaATCTCAGATTCATTCATAAGACTTGTTGCTACCGATTCCAAATTTCAATGCTCATTTATCTACCTGTTTCTTGAGAACAGCCAGGCTCTTGGTGTGCAAGAGTGAAGAAAATTCCTCAGTGAACTAATAAAGCCACTAAATCAAACTTTGGGGCCTTTTTACTTTGTGATGACATTGTTCTTTCACTTCTACTTGCCTGCTACCATACTGTGGCATTTTTGTGATGTTAATGGTTATTTTTTTCTGATTTTCAGCCATTCTGGCAGCCACATAATAGAGCAGTTGCCAGAAGAATCCAGAACATGGGATGGAGAGCTGATGGTGGTCTGTGGCTTCTTGTTCGTGGTGGTGGCCTTTATCTCAGCAAGGGAACAGGGGTGAGTAATTCTGACTAGAGTTTATATGTCTCTAGGAATAGATGAACTTAAATTTATCAATTGTCAATCATGTGCATTATTGTTATGAAAATATTGTGCTGATTTCGATTATCTTTAAATGGGAACAACTACAATTGAGCTAAGCCCAATTCTATCTAATCTGATTTTTAACTTTTCATGAGACATAGTGCACACTATTTTCGAATGCTTATCAgttatcattattttttgttgTTGGTAAGATATGTTGATTGCAACATTCAATTCCTTTATTCATATGCTTTTGCTGCAGAGTCGATCCGAGCAAGAAAGAGgttataaaaagtagctatggtatacaatgtggctacgctttacaagtgatgcagtagcgttgaaaagcgtagcctattctggaaaaatgaaagttgaaaagcgtagcctttggtcctggacagcatcacttgaaaagcgtagcctattcccaaacgccaaaagcgtagcccttggtacagaaaagcgtagcctttgagaataggcaacggccgaataggaatcactccaaaaagcgtagccgtagcccaaaaagcgtagccgtagcctaaagcatcattttttttcacttttggctacacttttcaagtgtacctgaatgggtgtttttcttgtagtgattcctactttccaaggccacttgaatcacctcatttggagttttttagttattcttgttggagtgtaaagaggtcagggttgcgAATCCTCTTTGCTCCTCATTGAGTCTGTTTCCACTCTTTCGCCACCTTGGGAGTATGGTTCTTCTTTTAGTGCTtttattgtttc is a genomic window of Arachis ipaensis cultivar K30076 chromosome B06, Araip1.1, whole genome shotgun sequence containing:
- the LOC107648200 gene encoding uncharacterized protein LOC107648200, producing MRARARDQRVRGGHRRNAAAAAAIAVVEEGVRRRERERRFADEMEREDQDATRERRRLFRRALSLLLGSIEAAAAARACRAPVLTFGFYDYFLRFIGAVFDAKGADAILSFEKFCCNLPRPLLQVPVSIWISFLNSILIHLLINWVD